The following are from one region of the Paracoccus sp. S3-43 genome:
- a CDS encoding sigma factor, with translation MFPPISPDDLATLIDEAAIAARRLHRKLMLPAADLDDLRQDLLVDLICRLPGFDARRGSIGAFANIVLRNQSSRIAIRHHRQRRMQGGTVLSLDAPVSGATEPLGCLLAEADGLAAWHGQDRAATDDAETHHDLARVLGGLPEETRGLCATLGTCAVAEIVERTGTSRSALYRHIARLRLDLAMRGFGTEWDGSKAA, from the coding sequence ATGTTTCCGCCGATTTCCCCCGACGACCTTGCCACACTGATCGACGAGGCAGCCATTGCCGCGCGCCGCCTGCATCGCAAGCTGATGCTGCCTGCCGCCGATCTCGACGATCTCCGTCAGGACCTTCTGGTCGACCTGATCTGCCGGCTGCCCGGCTTCGATGCGCGCCGTGGCAGCATCGGCGCTTTCGCCAACATCGTCCTGCGCAACCAGTCCTCGCGCATCGCCATCCGCCATCATCGCCAGCGCAGGATGCAGGGCGGCACGGTGCTTTCGCTCGACGCCCCCGTTTCCGGCGCGACCGAGCCCTTGGGTTGCCTGCTGGCGGAAGCCGATGGTCTGGCCGCCTGGCATGGGCAGGACCGCGCTGCCACGGACGACGCCGAGACCCACCACGATCTCGCCCGGGTGCTGGGCGGCCTGCCCGAGGAGACCCGCGGGCTTTGTGCGACGCTTGGCACCTGCGCTGTCGCGGAGATCGTCGAACGCACCGGCACCTCCCGCTCCGCCCTCTACCGCCACATCGCCCGCCTGCGGCTCGACCTCGCCATGCGCGGGTTCGGGACCGAGTGGGACGGTTCGAAAGCGGCGTGA
- a CDS encoding VapE domain-containing protein, translated as MIDLNDVGTPKARHDLAAVKDRLAATAGDWLPGIFPEARLARDRRSLRCADLSGRPPRKEGSCTIHLDGPYAGWGFDYATGESAGPIDLIAQATGLCDGALFDEAARIAGMDHPAPRNAPRAKPDHTGEIARLVDGAQPIAGTPGETYLRTRGLADPGCPDLLFHPDLPDFDTRRGWPGLITLPRLVDGTRAQGIHRTFLLDDGCAKGPAGKKMLGSVADAAVRLFAMPADGHLGIAEGIETALAAHALFGTAVWAALSADGLARFQWPAGTTRVTIYADAGDAGRQAAASLSDRLNRADIPNQIVLPLHGDDFNDDLMRGARAADYRPEISADEPVGIEASTTVADPTPGDPDVLIAAAEALTNPPELAALSSLLGRLALARLDPLPERQILARIKTATGISMSILDKQLTELRRRVHATGDPQGRIARPAWFGRLCQDLSGTPERNEANVIIALSSDPVFAGLLAFDEFAQSIVVRQPLPWDDPAIRFPRPWDDADDVRTAEWLQLRGLNVAPMVVSRGVGAVARDLRIHPVRDWLDTLKWDGTPRIETWTSTYLGAAPTSFHHTIGALWLISAVARIYRPGVKADHMLILEGPQGARKSTAIKVLAGEDWFTDELPELGSKDAAIHMQGVWIVEIAELDAIGRAEVSRIKAFLTRTTDRFRPPYGRYTVEVPRQCVFAGTVNPDTYLRDETGNRRFWPLRCGSIDIAALARHRDQIWAEAVHRFREGAIWWIDDPALLAEAAAAQEARYQADAWDARIDRWLTHDTRSVNRGHAGWDDWQDEEFERPEPIRDVSVGEILEGALGIEPAKWTKGDQMRVGAWLKSRDWERYRSGAAPTREWRYRRLQHG; from the coding sequence ATGATCGATCTTAACGATGTCGGCACGCCGAAAGCACGCCACGATCTGGCGGCCGTAAAGGACCGGCTGGCGGCGACAGCTGGCGACTGGCTCCCCGGCATCTTTCCGGAGGCGCGGCTTGCGCGCGACCGTCGTTCCTTGCGCTGTGCCGACCTGTCCGGCCGCCCGCCGCGCAAGGAGGGGTCGTGTACCATCCACCTTGACGGGCCCTATGCGGGCTGGGGCTTCGACTATGCCACCGGCGAAAGTGCCGGACCGATCGACCTCATCGCGCAGGCGACGGGGCTCTGCGATGGCGCGCTCTTCGACGAGGCGGCGCGGATTGCCGGGATGGATCATCCCGCGCCCCGAAACGCGCCACGCGCGAAGCCCGATCATACCGGCGAGATTGCCCGGCTGGTCGATGGCGCGCAGCCGATCGCTGGCACCCCCGGCGAAACCTACCTCCGCACCCGCGGCCTTGCCGATCCGGGATGCCCGGATCTGCTGTTCCACCCCGACCTGCCGGATTTCGACACGCGACGCGGTTGGCCGGGGCTGATCACATTGCCACGCCTGGTGGATGGCACTCGCGCGCAGGGTATTCACCGGACCTTCCTGCTCGACGACGGCTGCGCCAAGGGCCCGGCCGGGAAGAAGATGCTGGGATCGGTAGCGGATGCGGCCGTGCGCCTGTTCGCCATGCCTGCGGACGGCCACCTTGGCATCGCTGAAGGCATCGAGACGGCATTGGCAGCACATGCCCTGTTCGGCACCGCCGTCTGGGCGGCGCTCTCTGCCGATGGTCTCGCGCGGTTTCAGTGGCCGGCGGGCACGACACGGGTCACGATCTACGCCGATGCTGGCGATGCCGGACGTCAGGCTGCCGCGTCCCTTTCGGATCGGCTGAACCGGGCCGACATTCCGAACCAGATCGTGCTCCCGCTGCATGGCGATGATTTCAACGACGATCTGATGCGCGGGGCGCGTGCGGCCGACTATCGCCCGGAGATTTCGGCCGACGAGCCGGTCGGTATTGAGGCATCGACGACAGTAGCAGATCCGACGCCTGGCGATCCGGACGTTCTGATTGCCGCCGCCGAGGCGCTGACCAACCCGCCCGAACTCGCCGCGCTCTCCAGCCTTCTCGGCCGCCTTGCGCTTGCCCGGCTCGATCCGCTGCCCGAACGCCAGATCCTTGCCCGGATCAAGACTGCGACCGGCATCTCCATGTCCATCCTCGACAAGCAATTGACGGAACTGCGCCGCCGCGTGCATGCGACGGGCGATCCGCAGGGCAGGATTGCGCGTCCCGCCTGGTTTGGGCGGCTGTGTCAGGATCTGTCCGGCACGCCCGAGCGCAACGAGGCCAATGTGATCATCGCCCTGTCCTCGGATCCGGTCTTTGCCGGTCTCCTGGCCTTCGACGAGTTCGCCCAATCCATCGTGGTACGCCAGCCGCTGCCCTGGGATGACCCGGCCATTCGCTTTCCGCGCCCCTGGGACGATGCAGACGATGTGCGCACCGCCGAATGGCTGCAGTTGCGCGGGCTCAACGTCGCCCCGATGGTCGTCAGCCGGGGTGTCGGCGCGGTGGCCCGCGACCTGCGCATCCATCCGGTTCGCGACTGGCTCGACACCCTGAAATGGGACGGCACGCCCCGTATCGAGACCTGGACCAGCACCTACCTCGGTGCAGCGCCGACATCCTTCCATCACACCATCGGCGCGCTCTGGCTGATCTCGGCCGTGGCCCGGATCTACCGGCCCGGGGTGAAGGCCGACCACATGCTGATCCTCGAAGGGCCGCAGGGCGCGCGCAAATCCACTGCGATCAAGGTGCTCGCGGGCGAGGATTGGTTCACCGACGAGTTGCCCGAGCTTGGGTCCAAGGACGCGGCCATTCACATGCAGGGCGTATGGATTGTGGAAATCGCCGAACTCGACGCCATTGGCCGCGCCGAGGTCTCGCGCATCAAGGCGTTCCTGACCCGCACCACCGACCGCTTCCGGCCGCCCTATGGCCGCTACACCGTCGAGGTTCCCCGCCAGTGCGTGTTCGCAGGCACTGTGAACCCCGACACCTATCTACGCGATGAAACCGGCAACCGCCGCTTCTGGCCGCTACGCTGTGGAAGCATCGACATCGCAGCGCTGGCCCGCCACCGGGACCAGATCTGGGCCGAAGCCGTCCACCGTTTCCGCGAAGGCGCGATTTGGTGGATCGACGATCCGGCGCTGCTTGCCGAAGCCGCCGCCGCGCAGGAGGCGCGCTATCAGGCCGATGCCTGGGACGCCCGTATCGACCGCTGGCTGACCCACGACACCCGCAGCGTCAATCGCGGTCACGCGGGCTGGGATGATTGGCAGGATGAAGAGTTCGAACGTCCCGAGCCGATCCGCGATGTGTCGGTGGGCGAAATCCTCGAAGGCGCGCTCGGCATCGAGCCCGCGAAATGGACCAAGGGCGACCAGATGCGTGTGGGGGCCTGGCTGAAGTCGCGGGATTGGGAGCGATACCGCAGCGGCGCGGCCCCGACCCGCGAATGGCGTTACCGCCGGTTGCAGCACGGCTGA
- a CDS encoding DUF2924 domain-containing protein codes for MTTHDPIPARLAALKTTTTPDLKKQWRELFDSEPPPFNRRYLESRLAYRIQELAYGGLKPETIRRLERLGEELDGGDKKKRGIRLDRDRPITGTRLLREWQGVEYIVTVTADGFEWQGRPYKSLSAIARAITGTRWNGWVFFGLKNHSGRR; via the coding sequence ATGACGACTCATGACCCCATCCCCGCGCGCTTGGCGGCGCTGAAGACCACGACGACGCCCGACCTGAAAAAGCAGTGGCGCGAGTTGTTCGACAGCGAACCGCCGCCCTTCAACCGGCGCTACCTCGAATCCCGCCTGGCTTACCGCATCCAGGAACTCGCCTATGGCGGGCTGAAACCGGAGACCATCCGGCGGCTGGAACGGCTGGGCGAAGAACTGGACGGCGGTGACAAGAAGAAGCGCGGAATTCGCCTTGACCGCGATCGCCCCATCACCGGCACGCGGCTGCTGCGCGAATGGCAGGGCGTCGAATACATCGTCACCGTCACCGCCGATGGCTTCGAGTGGCAGGGTCGGCCGTACAAGTCGTTGTCCGCCATCGCGCGGGCCATCACCGGCACGCGCTGGAACGGCTGGGTGTTCTTCGGGCTCAAGAACCACAGCGGGCGGAGATGA
- a CDS encoding ATP-binding protein: MAFRIITADERLSAAENKTSLAIFGPPGVGKTTLLKSLPAEETVCLDLEAGMKSVQDWRGASIPVRSFTDFRDLAVLIGGPDPAQHPQSWYGTERHAWLQAQHRDSDIEAFLAARRIVFVDSITDLTRQAMAYARQQPEAFSDRTGKPDVRGAYGLLGREVIQALKHLQHARGKTVIFVGVLEKVTDDFGTVTWQPQMEGSKAGRELPGIVDQVVSMQLFARDAEGGWVLDETATDRRLVCKSGNPWGLPAKDRSGRLDLTEPPDLGALLARIDGRASHEPAFAS, from the coding sequence ATGGCCTTCCGCATCATCACCGCCGACGAACGCCTCTCGGCAGCCGAGAACAAGACCTCGCTCGCCATCTTCGGCCCGCCCGGCGTGGGCAAGACCACGCTGCTGAAATCCCTCCCTGCCGAGGAAACCGTCTGCCTCGACCTCGAGGCTGGCATGAAATCGGTGCAGGACTGGCGCGGCGCCTCGATCCCGGTGCGCAGCTTCACCGACTTCCGCGATCTGGCGGTGCTGATCGGCGGGCCAGACCCCGCGCAGCATCCTCAGTCCTGGTATGGGACCGAACGGCATGCCTGGCTGCAGGCCCAGCACCGCGACAGCGACATCGAAGCCTTCCTCGCAGCGCGCCGCATCGTCTTTGTCGACTCGATCACCGATCTGACCCGGCAGGCGATGGCCTATGCCCGCCAGCAGCCCGAGGCCTTCTCGGACCGGACCGGCAAGCCGGATGTCCGCGGTGCCTACGGGCTTCTTGGGCGTGAGGTGATCCAGGCGCTGAAGCACCTCCAGCATGCACGCGGCAAGACCGTGATCTTCGTCGGCGTGCTGGAAAAGGTGACCGACGATTTCGGCACCGTCACCTGGCAGCCGCAGATGGAAGGCAGCAAGGCCGGGCGGGAATTGCCCGGCATCGTGGACCAAGTGGTTTCGATGCAGCTTTTCGCCCGCGATGCCGAAGGCGGCTGGGTGCTGGACGAGACCGCCACCGACCGCCGCCTTGTCTGCAAGTCCGGCAATCCCTGGGGCCTTCCTGCCAAGGACCGCTCCGGCCGTCTCGACCTGACCGAACCGCCCGACCTCGGCGCGCTGCTCGCCCGGATCGACGGTCGCGCCTCGCATGAACCCGCTTTTGCCTCCTGA
- a CDS encoding AAA family ATPase yields MTEFTPSAAQAAAIAEVRDWFENRTDTQQVFRLFGYAGSGKSTVLKFALDELGLSPHRGAKDGTCVPGVVTATFTGKAALVLTRKGTPARTIHSLIYSVIEATEAEIEAAAQKVREAETAARRLTGFDRTTAEAAIEAMRQALSAMKHPRFALNPQSDAADARLIVLDEVSMVGEEMARDLMSFGKPILVLGDPGQLPPIKGEGAFTRDAPDVMLTEIHRQAAESAIIRLATMARMGEPIGFGAYDTHVAKMRKGDISPEQALRGGQLICGLNATRLQINNAMRAAAGLGGTYLPTGAAEKIICLKNDNSLGLINGMFLTLEDIVDEGSLYFSAVVHDEDGRRVSPFDSDGRPGRLRIYKGHFEDHVSYDAKRHDRDWREKRKLTEATFGWAITAHKAQGSQWENVIVWEDGLGRSEIDRRRWLYTAITRAERGLVLLA; encoded by the coding sequence ATGACGGAATTCACCCCATCGGCAGCGCAAGCCGCCGCCATCGCCGAGGTCCGCGACTGGTTCGAGAACCGCACGGACACGCAACAGGTGTTCCGGCTCTTTGGCTATGCCGGATCGGGCAAGAGCACGGTGCTGAAGTTCGCGCTCGATGAGCTTGGCCTGTCGCCCCACCGCGGCGCGAAGGACGGCACCTGCGTGCCGGGTGTGGTTACCGCCACCTTCACCGGAAAGGCGGCGCTGGTGCTGACCCGCAAAGGCACGCCTGCGCGCACCATCCACAGCCTGATCTATTCTGTGATCGAGGCCACGGAAGCGGAAATCGAAGCCGCAGCGCAGAAGGTCCGCGAGGCCGAGACTGCCGCGCGGCGGCTGACCGGCTTTGACCGCACCACGGCCGAGGCCGCGATCGAGGCCATGCGGCAGGCGCTTTCGGCGATGAAGCATCCCCGTTTCGCCCTGAACCCGCAGAGCGATGCCGCGGATGCGCGGCTGATCGTTCTGGACGAGGTGTCGATGGTGGGCGAGGAGATGGCCCGCGACCTGATGAGTTTCGGTAAACCAATCCTCGTGCTGGGTGATCCGGGTCAGTTGCCGCCGATCAAGGGCGAAGGGGCCTTCACCCGGGACGCCCCCGACGTGATGCTGACCGAGATCCACCGCCAGGCGGCCGAGAGCGCCATCATCCGTCTCGCCACCATGGCGCGGATGGGCGAGCCCATCGGTTTTGGCGCCTACGACACCCATGTCGCCAAGATGCGCAAGGGCGACATTTCGCCGGAACAGGCGCTGCGTGGCGGGCAGTTGATCTGCGGGCTGAATGCGACACGGTTGCAGATCAACAATGCGATGCGCGCGGCGGCTGGCCTTGGCGGGACGTATTTGCCCACTGGCGCGGCGGAAAAGATCATCTGCCTCAAGAACGACAATTCGCTCGGGCTTATCAACGGCATGTTCCTGACCCTCGAGGATATTGTTGACGAGGGCAGCCTCTATTTCTCGGCCGTGGTGCATGACGAGGACGGGCGCCGCGTCTCCCCCTTCGATAGCGACGGCCGCCCCGGGCGGCTGCGCATCTACAAGGGGCATTTCGAGGATCACGTCTCCTACGACGCCAAGCGCCATGACCGCGATTGGCGGGAAAAACGCAAGCTGACCGAGGCGACTTTCGGCTGGGCGATCACCGCCCACAAGGCGCAAGGGTCGCAGTGGGAGAACGTGATCGTCTGGGAGGACGGGCTTGGCCGCAGCGAGATCGACCGCCGCCGCTGGCTCTATACCGCCATCACCCGCGCTGAGCGCGGGCTCGTCCTTCTGGCCTGA
- a CDS encoding DUF6511 domain-containing protein, translating into MIDKTAREAQAIRDARALFAEALTDLGLMEPFFHRTAADIDRLIEAAVTGYVDSMLAQGARKERTGTALDDPIPF; encoded by the coding sequence ATGATCGACAAGACCGCCCGCGAGGCACAGGCGATCCGCGACGCGCGGGCGCTCTTTGCCGAAGCGCTGACCGACCTCGGGCTCATGGAGCCTTTCTTCCATCGCACGGCCGCGGATATCGACCGGCTGATCGAGGCGGCCGTCACCGGCTATGTCGACAGCATGTTGGCGCAAGGCGCGCGCAAGGAGCGCACCGGCACGGCCCTTGACGATCCGATTCCGTTCTGA
- a CDS encoding DUF6362 family protein, which yields MADREWTADCVADHFEEAFRTLRKLPPVKAKGYFNTWPDIVRTSREIAAMEPQPMRVWPSAAAITRLEQTFDWVLWIEEAERKLVWSRAARVPWKQISGELGCDRTTAWRRWQLALTKIAARLNAQ from the coding sequence ATGGCTGATCGCGAATGGACCGCCGACTGCGTCGCCGATCATTTCGAGGAGGCGTTTCGCACGCTGCGCAAGCTACCGCCCGTGAAGGCGAAGGGCTACTTCAACACCTGGCCCGACATCGTGCGGACCAGCCGCGAGATCGCGGCGATGGAGCCGCAGCCGATGCGCGTGTGGCCTTCGGCTGCCGCGATCACCCGGCTCGAGCAGACCTTCGACTGGGTGCTCTGGATCGAGGAGGCGGAGCGCAAGCTGGTCTGGTCGCGCGCGGCCCGCGTGCCGTGGAAGCAAATCAGCGGTGAGCTGGGTTGCGATCGCACGACGGCCTGGCGGCGCTGGCAGCTGGCGCTGACCAAGATCGCTGCGCGCTTGAATGCGCAGTGA
- a CDS encoding ParB N-terminal domain-containing protein yields MTLSFAPERIEMWPLSRLQPYAKNAKAHGPDQVAKIAASMAEFGWTVPCLVAEDGELIAGHGRVLAATQLGLTEAPVIVLGHLTEAQRRAYRIADNKLTELGTWDEALLSSELNELLAEDFDLSLVGFSDGELDKLLAYVAEDDGEEGGAGGSVPPVTIPEPPRNPASRTGDLWILGDNRLLCGDSTSAADVRRLMNGERAILFATDPPYLVDYDGSNHPTRNKDWSASYGTTWDDSSQGAELYDGFIAAAVAEAIAEDAAWYCWHASRRQAMLEACWEKAGAFVHQQIIWVKDRGVLTRSHYLWKHEPCFMGWRRPNRPPKVAEETLPSTWALHSFAKDERPDHPTPKPLDAFGIPMRQHVARGGLCYEPFCGSGSQIMAGEANGRRVFAMEISSAYVDVAVERWQAETGHDAILDGDGRTFAQVRTERLGDDAEARADAPVTDAAPEPARKRRTAA; encoded by the coding sequence ATGACGCTGAGCTTCGCCCCCGAGCGGATCGAGATGTGGCCGCTGTCGCGCCTGCAGCCCTACGCGAAGAACGCGAAGGCGCACGGGCCGGACCAGGTCGCCAAGATCGCCGCCAGCATGGCCGAGTTCGGCTGGACCGTGCCGTGCCTCGTGGCAGAGGACGGCGAGTTGATCGCGGGCCATGGCCGGGTGCTGGCCGCCACGCAGCTTGGACTGACAGAGGCGCCGGTCATCGTGCTCGGGCATCTGACCGAGGCGCAGCGGCGGGCCTATCGCATCGCGGACAACAAGCTGACCGAACTCGGCACCTGGGACGAGGCGCTGCTGTCGTCGGAACTGAACGAACTGCTGGCCGAGGATTTCGACCTGTCGCTGGTCGGCTTTTCCGACGGCGAGTTGGACAAGCTGCTGGCCTACGTCGCGGAAGACGACGGTGAAGAAGGTGGCGCCGGGGGCTCCGTGCCGCCGGTGACCATCCCCGAGCCGCCGCGCAACCCGGCGTCGCGGACGGGCGACCTGTGGATCCTCGGCGACAATCGCCTCCTGTGCGGCGACAGCACCAGCGCTGCCGACGTGCGCCGCCTGATGAACGGCGAGCGCGCGATCCTGTTCGCCACCGACCCGCCGTATCTCGTCGATTACGACGGGTCCAACCATCCGACCCGCAACAAGGACTGGTCGGCGTCCTACGGCACGACCTGGGACGACAGTTCGCAGGGTGCGGAGCTCTACGACGGCTTCATCGCCGCCGCTGTGGCGGAAGCCATCGCCGAGGACGCCGCCTGGTACTGCTGGCACGCCTCGCGTCGCCAGGCGATGCTCGAAGCCTGCTGGGAGAAGGCCGGGGCGTTCGTCCACCAGCAGATCATCTGGGTGAAGGACCGCGGTGTCCTGACCCGGTCGCACTACCTCTGGAAACACGAACCCTGCTTCATGGGCTGGCGCCGTCCGAACCGGCCGCCGAAGGTCGCCGAGGAAACCCTGCCATCGACATGGGCGCTGCACAGCTTCGCCAAGGACGAGCGCCCCGACCATCCGACGCCAAAACCGCTTGATGCGTTCGGGATCCCGATGCGCCAGCATGTTGCGCGTGGTGGGCTTTGCTATGAACCCTTCTGCGGCTCGGGCTCGCAGATCATGGCGGGCGAAGCCAACGGCCGCCGCGTCTTCGCAATGGAGATCAGCTCGGCCTATGTCGATGTCGCGGTGGAACGCTGGCAGGCCGAGACCGGCCACGACGCGATCCTCGACGGCGACGGTCGGACCTTCGCGCAGGTGAGGACGGAGCGGCTGGGCGACGATGCCGAGGCCCGGGCCGATGCGCCGGTCACGGACGCCGCCCCCGAACCCGCGCGAAAGCGCAGGACCGCCGCGTGA
- a CDS encoding IS3 family transposase (programmed frameshift), producing MSRRRNHDAAFKARVALEAVKGERTVSELAAEYGVHPTMIHQWKRSLLEGAAGIFERGGKAAAAAEVAEETVRDLHAKIGELAVANGFFVTKAQALDRQVRRGMVEKNHPSLSVGAQCRLLSISRSSFYYAPQGETAMNLDLMLLIDKQFLDTPFYGVRQMTWHLQNEGHGVNQKRIRRLMRLMRLMPIYQRPNTSKPRKGHKTYPYLLGGLRVDRPGQVWCADITYLPMRRGFLYLVAIMDWFTRKVLAWRISNTLEADFCVEALNEAIHRFGAPGIMNTDQGSQFTSFAWTDRLKRIGTRISMDGKGRCIDNVFIERLWRSLKYECVYLHAWETGSQAKVGIGHWINFYNHRRPHTAHGGQPPAVVYFNSSETDQQAQAVA from the exons ATGTCGAGACGCAGGAACCACGATGCGGCGTTCAAGGCGCGTGTGGCGCTGGAAGCCGTGAAGGGGGAGCGCACAGTGTCAGAGCTGGCCGCCGAATATGGCGTGCATCCGACGATGATCCATCAATGGAAACGGTCGCTTCTGGAGGGTGCCGCAGGGATCTTCGAGCGGGGCGGCAAGGCTGCGGCAGCGGCCGAGGTTGCCGAAGAAACTGTCCGTGACCTGCACGCCAAGATCGGAGAGCTGGCCGTCGCCAACG GATTTTTTGTCACGAAAGCTCAAGCCCTGGATCGGCAAGTGAGGCGCGGAATGGTTGAGAAGAACCACCCAAGCCTGTCGGTCGGGGCGCAGTGCCGCCTGCTATCGATCTCGCGGTCGTCGTTCTATTACGCGCCGCAGGGCGAGACGGCGATGAACCTCGACCTCATGCTGTTGATCGACAAGCAGTTCCTGGATACACCCTTCTACGGCGTGCGGCAGATGACGTGGCACCTGCAGAACGAGGGGCATGGTGTGAACCAGAAACGCATCCGGCGGCTGATGCGGCTCATGCGCCTGATGCCGATCTACCAGAGGCCCAACACCAGCAAGCCGAGAAAAGGCCACAAGACCTATCCCTATCTGTTGGGCGGGCTGCGGGTGGATCGGCCCGGTCAGGTCTGGTGCGCAGATATCACCTATTTGCCGATGCGGCGGGGCTTTCTGTATCTGGTGGCGATCATGGACTGGTTCACCCGCAAGGTGCTGGCCTGGCGGATATCGAACACGCTGGAGGCCGACTTCTGCGTCGAGGCGCTGAACGAGGCCATCCATCGCTTCGGCGCGCCCGGGATCATGAACACGGATCAGGGCTCACAGTTCACGTCCTTCGCCTGGACTGATCGGCTGAAGCGCATTGGCACTCGGATCTCGATGGACGGCAAGGGGCGCTGCATCGACAACGTCTTCATCGAGCGTCTGTGGCGATCCCTGAAGTATGAATGCGTCTACCTGCACGCCTGGGAAACGGGATCGCAGGCCAAGGTTGGTATTGGGCACTGGATCAACTTCTACAACCATCGACGACCCCACACTGCCCATGGCGGGCAGCCGCCCGCCGTGGTCTACTTCAACAGCAGCGAAACCGATCAGCAGGCACAGGCAGTAGCTTAA
- a CDS encoding DNA cytosine methyltransferase yields MHDLALPSSGRASGAGDACLFGLSLCSGAGGLDLGLAIAIPGYRAVGHVERETYAAATLVARMEDASLDRAPLWDDVATFDGRPWRGAVDIVTAGYPCQPFSVAGKRRGADDPRHLWPHVARIIGEVEPPFVFLENVAHHLRLGFPEVASGLVGMGYKLAAGLFTAAEVGAPHKRERLFILAIREGDELADPARLLWHSVEWREPDGTAAALADASGQRQREPADEADAIAGSRPTRDEPGDDSRDVADAADGQFPQPGRRTARREGSGPHGTGLADADGERRVQAERGQPADSGPDPCGGNVDDADGPRSQGWRDEPCQHAGERPAWPPGPGDTDGWERYLRCAPDLEPAVRRGVDGLAHRVDRLRLCGNGVVPLVAAHALRTLAAELLADG; encoded by the coding sequence ATGCATGACCTGGCTTTACCTTCCTCCGGACGCGCTTCCGGGGCCGGAGACGCATGCCTCTTCGGCCTCTCCCTCTGCTCCGGCGCGGGCGGGCTCGACCTCGGGCTCGCCATCGCCATCCCCGGATATCGTGCTGTGGGCCATGTCGAACGGGAAACCTACGCCGCAGCCACCCTCGTGGCGCGGATGGAAGACGCGTCCCTGGATCGCGCACCTCTCTGGGACGACGTTGCCACCTTCGACGGCCGCCCTTGGCGCGGCGCGGTGGACATCGTCACTGCGGGCTATCCGTGCCAGCCGTTCTCCGTCGCGGGCAAGCGCCGGGGCGCGGACGACCCGCGGCACCTCTGGCCGCATGTCGCCCGGATCATCGGCGAGGTCGAGCCGCCCTTCGTGTTCCTCGAGAATGTCGCCCATCATCTCCGCCTCGGCTTCCCCGAAGTCGCCAGCGGACTGGTCGGCATGGGCTACAAGCTTGCGGCAGGCCTCTTCACGGCGGCGGAAGTCGGTGCGCCCCACAAGCGTGAGCGGCTGTTCATCCTCGCCATCCGCGAGGGGGACGAGCTGGCCGACCCCGCGCGCCTGCTCTGGCACTCGGTCGAGTGGCGGGAACCGGACGGAACTGCTGCGGCTCTGGCCGACGCCTCGGGCCAGCGCCAACGAGAACCGGCAGACGAAGCCGACGCCATCGCAGGAAGCAGGCCAACACGGGATGAACCTGGCGACGACAGCCGCGATGTGGCCGACGCCGCAGACGGACAGTTTCCGCAGCCGGGGCGGCGAACGGCGCGACGAGAAGGGTCTGGACCGCATGGCACGGGACTGGCCGACGCCGATGGCGAACGACGGGTGCAAGCCGAGCGCGGGCAACCGGCGGACAGCGGACCTGACCCATGCGGCGGGAATGTGGATGACGCCGACGGCCCGCGATCACAAGGATGGCGCGACGAGCCTTGCCAACACGCCGGTGAACGGCCTGCTTGGCCGCCAGGTCCTGGTGACACCGATGGCTGGGAGCGATACCTGCGATGCGCGCCGGACCTTGAACCCGCTGTTCGTCGAGGCGTTGATGGGCTGGCCCACCGGGTGGACCGGCTTCGCCTCTGTGGCAACGGAGTGGTCCCCTTGGTTGCGGCGCATGCGCTGCGAACTCTGGCGGCTGAATTGCTGGCCGATGGATGA
- a CDS encoding DUF3489 domain-containing protein gives MTQLSDTQALILSAAAQRPEHIALPLPESLRGGAAAKVVGAMLAKGFLEEVDADMRNGEPVWRETGDGHGVTLVATDAGLAAIGIEPEDANPGPAGATDAPTEEPAPNTPTETEAAPKTRTPREGTKQATLIAMLRAPDGATIEEIMAATGWQSHTVRGAMAGALKKKLGLEVTSEKVEGRGRVYSLPGD, from the coding sequence ATGACCCAGCTTTCCGACACCCAAGCCCTGATCCTGAGCGCCGCCGCTCAGCGGCCCGAGCACATCGCCCTGCCGCTGCCCGAGAGCCTGCGGGGTGGCGCCGCCGCAAAGGTGGTCGGCGCGATGCTCGCCAAGGGCTTCCTCGAAGAGGTCGACGCCGACATGCGCAACGGCGAGCCCGTCTGGCGCGAGACCGGCGACGGCCACGGCGTCACGCTGGTCGCCACCGACGCAGGCCTCGCCGCCATCGGGATCGAGCCCGAGGACGCGAACCCCGGGCCTGCGGGCGCGACGGACGCGCCGACCGAGGAGCCCGCCCCGAACACCCCCACCGAAACGGAGGCCGCGCCCAAGACACGCACGCCGCGCGAGGGCACCAAGCAGGCCACGCTGATCGCCATGCTGCGCGCACCGGACGGCGCGACCATCGAGGAGATCATGGCTGCGACGGGCTGGCAGTCGCACACGGTGCGCGGCGCGATGGCCGGGGCCCTGAAGAAGAAGCTCGGGCTCGAAGTGACCTCGGAGAAGGTCGAAGGGCGCGGCAGGGTCTACAGTCTGCCGGGCGACTGA